Proteins encoded by one window of Rutidosis leptorrhynchoides isolate AG116_Rl617_1_P2 chromosome 7, CSIRO_AGI_Rlap_v1, whole genome shotgun sequence:
- the LOC139859117 gene encoding elongation factor 1-gamma 2-like: MHQFLKMNPTGTFPVLETPDGAVFEGNAIARYVARGSPLFGSSLIEYASFLFSLSFSCDEGILGQIEQWIEFSSSTLDANFRRLLKPRIGYGPQIESAEEVYIYNVKRGLVALNKHLASHSFLVGDSMTLADIITTCNLLLGFWLLLPKSFTCEYPNVERYFWKMIDQPNFSKITGEVKQVDGSIPYALANKPRVAEAPMPRALKHPHLRMC; this comes from the exons ATGCATCAGTTTCTCAAGATGAACCCCACTGGAACT TTTCCTGTCCTCGAGACTCCGGATGGAGCTGTATTTGAGGGTAATGCAATTGCTCGTTATG TTGCCCGTGGAAGCCCTCTCTTTGGATCTTCACTCATAGAATATGCAAGTTTTCTTTTTTCTCTATCTTTCTCTTGTGATGAAGGAATATTA GGTCAAATTGAGCAGTGGATTGAGTTTTCTTCATCGACGCTTGATGCAAATTTTAGGCGTTTGCTCAAACCAAGGATTGGATATGGGCCCCAAATCGAATCT GCTGAGGAGGTATATATCTATAACGTGAAGAGAGGTCTTGTTGCTCTAAACAAACATCTTGCATCACATAGTTTTCTAGTTGGTGATTCAATGACATTGGCTGACATCATCACCACATGCAACTTGCTTCTGGGTTTTTGGTTGTTGCTGCCCAAGAGCTTTACGTGTGAGTATCCAAATGTTGAGAGATACTTTTGGAAGATGATCGATCAGCCAAATTTTAGCAAGATAACTGGTGAAGTCAAGCAAGTAGATGGTTCTATTCCTTATGCTCTTGCAAACAAACCTCGGGTAGCAGAAGCACCAATGCCTAGGGCATTGAAGCATCCACATCTACGCATGTGTTGA